One part of the Populus alba chromosome 18, ASM523922v2, whole genome shotgun sequence genome encodes these proteins:
- the LOC118051090 gene encoding pleiotropic drug resistance protein 1: MDGGGDIFRVSSARLSSSSNIWRNSTLDVFSRSSRDEDDEEALKWAALEKLPTCLRMRRGILTEEEGQAREIDIASLGLIEKRNLLERLVKIAEEDNERFLLKLKERIHRVGLDIPTIEVRFEHLSIEAEAYVGGRALPTIFNFSANMLEGFLSFLHILPSRKQPFPILHDLSGIIKPRRMTLLLGPPSSGKTTLLLALAGKLGKDLKSSGSVTYNGHGMAEFVPQRTSAYISQYDLHIGEMTVRETLSFSARCQGVGPRYEMLTELSRREREANIKPDPDIDIFMKAAALEGQETNVTTDYILKILGLDICADTMVGDEMIRGISGGQKKRVTTGEMLVGPARALFMDEISTGLDSSTTFQIVNSLRQTTHILNGTTFISLLQPAPETYDLFDDIILLSEGLIVYQGPRENVLEFFESLGFKCPERKGVADFLQEVTSKKDQEQYWACRDQPYSFVSAKEFSEAFQSFHIGRKLGDELATPFDKSKSHPAALTTEKYGVSKKELLKACISREFLLMKRNSFVYIFKCTQLIILASITMTLFLRTEMHRNTIVDGGIYLGALFFAIIVIMFNGFSELAMTIMKLPIFYKQRDLLFYPPWAYAIPTWILKIPITFVEVSIWTIMTYYVIGFDPNIGRFFKQYLIFVLANQMSSGLFRLTGALGRNIIVANTFGSFALLAVLVLGGFILSRDNVKPWWIWGYWVSPLMYVQNAASVNEFLGHSWRHIPPNSTESLGVVLLKARGIFPEAHWYWIGVGALIGYTLLFNFLFTLALKYLNPFGKPQAMLSKEALAERNANRTGELIELSTRGKSSSVRGIDSRRSSSARPPSLRMHSFGDASQNKRGMVLPFQPLSITFDEIRYSVDMPQEMKAQGILEDRLELLKGVSGAFRPGVLTALMGVSGAGKTTLMDVLSGRKTGGYIEGRISISGYPKNQQTFARISGYCEQIDIHSPHVTVYESLVYSAWLRLSPDVDSETRKMFIEEVVELVELNPLREALVGLPGVNGLSTEQRKRLTIAVELVANPSIIFMDEPTSGLDARAAAIVMRTVRNTVDTGRTVVCTIHQPSIDIFDAFDELFLLKRGGEEIYVGPVGRHACHLIKYLEEIEGVPKIKDGHNPATWMLEVTSAAQEALLGVDFTDIYKNSELCRRNKALIKELSSPPPGSNDLYFPTQYSHSFFTQCMACLWKQHWSYWRNPPYTAVRLLFTTFIALMFGTIFWDMGSKRRNRQDIFNSMGSMYAAVLFIGVQNATSVQPVVAIERTVFYRERAAGMYSALPYAFAQVMIEIPYILVQTLIYGVIVYTMIGFDWTVSKFFWYIFFMYFTLLYMTCYGMMTVAVTPNHNVAAIVSSAFYAIWNLFSGFIVPRTRIPIWWRWYFWACPVSWTLYGLIASQYGDIKDKLDGDETVEDFVRNYFGFRHDFVGICAIVIVGICVLFTFTFAFSIRAFNFQRR; this comes from the exons atggACGGTGGAGGTGATATATTCAGAGTAAGCAGCGCACGTTTAAGCAGTTCTTCTAATATATGGAGGAATAGTACCTTGGACGTTTTTTCAAGATCTTCTcgtgatgaagatgatgaagaagctCTAAAGTGGGCTGCTTTAGAAAAACTCCCTACTTGTTTACGTATGAGAAGAGGTATATTAACTGAAGAAGAAGGTCAAGCAAGAGAGATTGATATAGCAAGCCTTGGTTTGATAGAGAAAAGGAATTTGTTGGAGAGGCTAGTTAAAATTGCTGAAGAAGATAATGAGAGATTCTTGTTGAAGCTCAAAGAAAGGATTCACAG AGTTGGACTGGATATACCAACAATTGAAGTCAGGTTTGAACATTTAAGTATTGAAGCAGAAGCTTATGTTGGGGGTAGAGCATTGCCTACGATTTTCAACTTCTCTGCTAACATGTTAGAG GGGTTCTTGAGTTTCCTTCACATACTTCCAAGTAGAAAGCAACCATTTCCCATTCTTCACGATCTCAGCGGGATCATCAAGCCGCGAAG aatgacACTGCTTTTAGGCCCTCCTAGCTCAGGCAAGACCACGTTACTTTTGGCGctggctggaaaacttggtaaAGATTTGAAA AGTTCAGGAAGCGTTACTTACAATGGACATGGGATGGCAGAGTTCGTCCCACAGAGGACATCAGCTTATATAAGTCAATATGATCTTCATATAGGAGAAATGACTGTGAGAGAAACACTGTCTTTCTCTGCAAGATGTCAGGGGGTTGGACCACGTTATG AGATGTTAACTGAATTATCAAGGAGGGAGAGGGAAGCAAATATCAAACCAGATCCTGACATTGATATTTTCATGAAG GCAGCAGCACTAGAAGGGCAAGAGACTAATGTAACAACAGATTATATTCTCAAG ATTTTAGGACTTGATATATGTGCTGATACCATGGTGGGTGACGAGATGATACGAGGCATCTCCGGCGGACAAAAGAAGCGAGTCACAACAG GTGAGATGCTAGTTGGACCAGCAAGAGCACTTTTCATGGATGAGATATCAACTGGTTTGGACAGTTCAACAACATTCCAAATAGTGAACTCACTCAGGCAAACAACACACATTCTCAATGGAACTACTTTCATCTCTCTTCTTCAACCAGCACCAGAAACTTATGATCTTTTCGATGACATAATTCTGCTGTCGGAAGGACTGATTGTTTACCAAGGTCCCCGCGAAAATGTTCTTGAATTCTTTGAATCATTGGGCTTTAAATGTCCGGAGAGGAAAGGAGTTGCTGACTTCTTACAAGAA GTGACATCAAAGAAAGATCAAGAGCAGTACTGGGCATGTAGAGATCAGCCTTACAGCTTTGTTTCAGCCAAGGAATTTTCTGAAGCATTCCAATCATTTCATATTGGCCGAAAACTAGGTGATGAACTTGCTACACCATTTGACAAGTCCAAAAGCCACCCTGCTGCTCTAACAACTGAGAAGTATGGTGTCAGCAAGAAGGAACTCTTGAAAGCTTGCATTTCAAGAGAATTTTTGCTCATGAAAAGGAACTCATTTGTCTACATTTTCAAATGCACACAA CTTATTATCTTAGCTTCCATAACAATGACTCTATTTCTAAGAACGGAGATGCATCGCAACACAATAGTGGATGGTGGGATTTATCTCGGAGCTCTTTTCTTCGCTATCATTGTCATCATGTTCAATGGCTTCTCAGAGCTTGCCATGACCATCATGAAGCTTCCTATTTTTTACAAGCAAAGAGACCTTCTCTTCTATCCTCCCTGGGCATATGCCATACCTACATGGATTCTCAAGATCCCAATCACGTTTGTAGAAGTTTCCATATGGACAATCATGACATATTATGTTATAGGCTTTGATCCAAACATTGGAAG GTTTTTCAAGCAGTACTTGATATTTGTGTTGGCTAACCAGATGTCATCGGGGCTGTTCCGATTGACGGGAGCACTAGGAAGGAACATAATTGTAGCAAATACATTTGGTTCATTTGCATTGCTTGCAGTACTAGTTTTGGGAGGATTCATCTTATCAAGAG ATAATGTGAAGCCATGGTGGATATGGGGCTACTGGGTCTCGCCGTTAATGTATGTGCAGAATGCGGCGTCTGTCAATGAATTTCTTGGGCATAGTTGGAGACAT ATTCCTCCTAATTCAACAGAGTCACTAGGAGTTGTTCTCTTGAAGGCTCGCGGAATTTTCCCAGAAGCACATTGGTATTGGATTGGAGTAGGAGCTTTGATAGGATATACCTTGCTGTTCAACTTCCTTTTCACCTTGGCTCTAAAATATCTCAACC CATTCGGGAAGCCCCAGGCAATGTTATCAAAAGAGGCCTTGGCTGAGAGAAATGCAAATAGAACTGGAGAGTTGATTGAACTATCAACAAGAGGAAAGAGCTCTTCAG TAAGAGGGATTGACAGCAGACGAAGTTCCTCAGCCAGGCCACCATCTTTAAGAATGCATAGCTTTGGTGATGCCAGTCAAAATAAGCGAGGAATGGTTCTCCCTTTTCAACCCCTTTCTATCACTTTCGATGAGATCAGATATTCGGTAGACATGCCACAG GAAATGAAGGCTCAAGGAATTCTTGAGGATCGTCTGGAACTTTTGAAGGGTGTCAGTGGTGCTTTCAGGCCGGGAGTCCTAACAGCTCTAATGGGTGTTAGTGGTGCTGGAAAGACCACTCTAATGGATGTGTTATCTGGAAGAAAAACCGGTGGTTATATTGAAGGAAGAATCTCTATCTCAGGGTATCCAAAAAACCAACAAACATTTGCTCGGATTTCAGGATACTGTGAACAGATTGATATCCATTCCCCTCATGTTACTGTCTATGAATCCTTGGTTTATTCTGCATGGCTTCGACTTTCCCCCGATGTCGATTCAGAGACAAGAAAG ATGTTCATTGAGGAAGTCGTGGAGCTTGTGGAGTTAAACCCTTTAAGAGAAGCGCTAGTTGGATTGCCTGGTGTGAATGGTCTCTCTACCGAGCAGCGCAAGAGGTTGACAATTGCAGTTGAGCTTGTTGCTAATCCATCCATAATTTTCATGGATGAGCCAACCTCTGGCCTTGATGCCAGGGCAGCAGCCATAGTTATGAGAACAGTGAGGAACACGGTGGATACTGGGAGAACTGTAGTGTGCACAATACACCAGCCAAGCATAGACATATTCGATGCTTTTGATGAG CTATTTTTGCTGAAACGGGGAGGTGAGGAAATTTATGTTGGTCCAGTAGGCCGCCATGCTTGCCATCTAATCAAGTATCTTGAG GAAATTGAGGGAGTTCCAAAGATTAAGGATGGCCACAATCCTGCAACTTGGATGTTGGAGGTTACTTCAGCAGCACAAGAAGCACTTCTCGGGGTTGACTTCACTGATATCTACAAGAATTCAGAACTATGCAG GAGAAACAAAGCATTGATCAAGGAACTAAGCTCTCCACCGCCGGGTTCAAACGATCTTTACTTCCCTACTCAATATTCGCATTCCTTCTTCACCCAGTGTATGGCTTGCCTATGGAAGCAGCACTGGTCCTATTGGCGCAACCCGCCATACACTGCTGTCAGACTGTTGTTCACAACATTCATAGCTTTAATGTTTGGGACAATATTTTGGGACATGGGCTCCAAAAG AAGGAACAGACAAGATATCTTTAATTCGATGGGTTCTATGTACGCTGCTGTTCTTTTCATAGGGGTGCAGAATGCTACATCAGTGCAGCCAGTTGTTGCTATTGAGAGAACAGTATTTTACAGAGAAAGAGCAGCAGGAATGTATTCTGCATTGCCATATGCCTTTGCACAG GTTATGATTGAAATACCATACATTTTAGTTCAGACTCTTATATATGGAGTTATAGTGTACACCATGATTGGTTTTGATTGGACAGTTAGCAAGTTCTTCTGGTACATCTTCTTCATGTACTTCACTTTATTATACATGACTTGCTATGGCATGATGACTGTCGCCGTCACGCCAAACCACAATGTTGCTGCTATAGTTTCATCTGCTTTCTACGCAATTTGGAATCTTTTCTCAGGATTCATTGTTCCTCGAACG AGGATTCCTATCTGGTGGAGATGGTACTTCTGGGCATGTCCGGTCTCTTGGACCCTCTATGGATTGATTGCTTCGCAATATGGAGACATTAAGGATAAACTAGACGGTGATGAAACAGTAGAAGATTTCGTGAGGAATTATTTCGGTTTTCGACACGACTTCGTTGGAATTTGTGCAATCGTAATTGTTGGGATCTGTGTGCTATTTACATTCACCTTTGCATTCTCCATTAGAGCATTTAACTTCCAGAGaagatga
- the LOC118051088 gene encoding probable protein phosphatase 2C 22 has product MEGNNGSSSENSSRPPIPLSASTTTTSCRQCFSIDRVPVSCKKTLVRHQSLVKTKTLDISVKPQLGAENHDAAFIPIIRSGACADIGFRSSMEDVYICADNFMSDYGLKNANDGPNSFYGVFDGHGGKHAADFACYHLPRLIAEDEDFPMEVERVVTSAFLQTDSAFAKACSLDAALASGTTALAALVVGRLLVVANAGDCRAVLCRRGNAIDMSNDHKPMCSKERKRIEASGGYIYDGYLNGLLNVARALGDWHMEGLKGDGSDGGPLSAEPELMTRQLTEEDEFLIIGCDGIWDVFRSQNAVDFARRRLQEHNDPVMCSKDLVDEALKRESGDNLAVIVVCFQSDPPRNLVAPRPRVHRSISAEGLRELQSFLDDLAK; this is encoded by the exons ATGGAAGGAAATAATGGGAGTTCTAGTGAAAATAGTAGCAGACCACCGATACCTCTCTCTGCTTCTACTACTACGACGTCGTGTAGACAATGTTTTAGCATTGATCGTGTGCCTGTTAGCTGTAAAAAGACTCTGGTTCGTCACCAGTCTCTT GTGAAGACAAAGACGTTGGATATCTCTGTTAAACCTCAGCTTGGTGCAGAAAATCATGATGCGGCTTTCATTCCAATTATCCGCTCTGGTGCATGTGCGGATATTGGCTTTCGCTCAAGTATGGAAGATGTGTATATATGTGCTGACAATTTTATGAGTGATTATGGACTCAAGAATGCTAATGATGGGCCCAATTCCTTTTATGGG GTGTTTGATGGACATGGAGGAAAGCATGCTGCTGACTTTGCATGCTACCATTTGCCAAGACTCATTGCTGAGGATGAAGACTTCCCCATGGAGGTTGAGAGGGTTGTCACTTCTGCATTTCTGCAAACCGACTCTGCTTTTGCAAAGGCTTGCTCCCTGGATGCAGCCCTTGCTTCTGGAACTACTGCACTAGCAGCTCTTGTTGTTGGGAG GTTGTTAGTTGTGGCAAATGCTGGAGATTGTCGGGCAGTGCTATGCCGTCGTGGCAATGCCATCGACATGTCTAATGATCACAAACCAATGTGCAGCAAAGAAAGGAAGCGCATCGAGGCATCTGGGGGGTACATTTATGATGGTTATCTCAATGGACTACTCAATGTGGCTCGTGCTTTGGGAGACTGGCACATGGAAGGACTGAAAGGTGATGGCAGTGATGGTGGGCCACTAAGTGCAGAGCCTGAGCTTATGACTAGGCAATTGACTGAGGAAGATGAATTCCTCATTATAGGTTGTGATGGGATTTGGGATGTGTTCAGGAGCCAAAATGCTGTGGATTTTGCTAGGCGGAGGCTTCAAGAGCACAATGACCCAGTCATGTGTAGCAAAGATCTAGTTGATGAAGCCTTGAAGAGGGAGAGTGGGGATAATTTAGCTGTTATCGTGGTTTGCTTCCAGTCTGATCCTCCCCGAAACTTGGTTGCCCCACGTCCAAGGGTGCACAGGAGCATATCTGCCGAGGGTTTGAGGGAGTTGCAGAGCTTCTTGGATGACTTGGCAAAATGA